The Oryza glaberrima chromosome 5, OglaRS2, whole genome shotgun sequence DNA segment TATCCAGGACACCACTCTGTACAAGCTTGTATATACATTTGGGAAGTTTGCTAGTCATGTGGCATAAAGCTATGTAATGAAGATGAAACAACTGGCTAATGGTTTCTGGTAATTCTAAAATATCTGACTCACTAAGATCAAGAACACGCAAGTTCTTAAATTCAGATAGAAATTTACTAGGAAGATGACTCAATGACAACGAAGAGCTTCTAAGAACTAATAATGTCCGTAGCCTTTCCAACTTACACTTACTCTTGAGCTGTGGAAAATAATCAGTTGAGACAGACAAGTGGCGCACTGTTGGTGGAATCACACTAGGCATGCCTTCATCAATTTTCATGCAATCGTGAACAGAAGCGTGCTGTGCCAAATCGTGCATGAGGTTATCTAGGAAATAAAATGTTTGGTTGTCTTTGCTGGCAGTACAGAAGAATGACCGTGAAAGCAGATCATAAAAGTATTCTTGTGCTAAATCATACTCCccttttctttccttccttgATGTTTGAATAAAACCCAGAGCCACCCACATCTTCACCAATTTATCTCGTTGAAACCTACAGCCCCTTGGAAATATGCTGCAGTATGCAAAGCATCGCTGAAGGTGTCCAGGTAAGTGCTGATAACTGTGTTGGAGAGACGATATAATGATGTTATGACTAATTTCTGCATCCAGAAGTGCTCTCCACCTCCATGTACTCCTGGTGTTTCTTAGCATCTGTCCAAGAGCCTTGGAAACTAAAGGGGAGCCCTTTGCCTTTGCAGCAATGGTTCTTCCAATCTCTTGCAAATCAGGAGGAATATCCTTGCTTTCTCCACCCAGAGCAGCCTCCTTTAACAACAACCAGCAGTCGCTGCTTCCCAACACATCAAGGGAGACAACATGAGTCGAATTGAGATACCGCGCTACTAGTTTCATTCGAGTGGTCACCAAGATCTTGCTGCCTCTCCCGGCAGACCTAAGAGGTGCCAGCACCTTTCTCCACAGATCCTTATTCTCCAGCTCCATCTTAGCCTCATCATTCCAAACATCATCAAGAACTAGTAGAAACCTCTTTGACCTGACCAATACTTCAAGTTTTGCCTGCAGAATATCCAATTTGGCAGAATTGTCACCGTACAGCGTATCATCCGGACCACCAATGGACTGCAATATCTCCCTTGTTAGCTCCGCGGCATCAGATCTATCCCAGACACAGACCCAGGCTTTGATATCAAATTTCTGTTCAATCCTCTCATCGTTGTAAACGAACTGCGCAACGGTTGTCTTCCCCATTCCACCATGTCCGACGATTGCAACAACCGGAAGAGCAGAAGAGCATGCGTTCTCCGGACAATCCACCAGCCTGCTGATTACCTCGCCACACTCTTTCTCACGCCCAAACACCTTCCTCTCCGTGAGCACGGAGCCGGTCACGCGGTTCGGCGACCTCACGCCGCGACCCGCCTCGCCGGCTTCTTCTTCCGCCGCGGCGTCAACGAGACGCTCGGAGACGTCGTGGATGCGGTCGATCCTGCCCACCAGTCGCTTGAGCTCCCGGGAGGGCGGCTTGCCGCGAGCTAAGCAGGACGCTAACGCAGGGCTGAGCCGGctcccgtggcggcggcggaggaggagctcgtcgaggaggtcgtcggcctcggcgacggcgcccttGAGCTGGAGGAGCCAGTCCGCGAGGTCGCGCTGCCCCGCGTCCCCGCGCCGCTCGACCCCGCGCGCGACGGGCTGGATCCGGAGGAGCGCGCCCGCGAGGTCCCGCATccccgcggcgccgtcgccgtcgccgccggcgtgggcgaggaggcggtcggcCAGGGACGAGATCTCCTGCGACACGGGCCAcggcgccgcgggcgcgggCATCTCGTGGGCTAGGGTTagcttggcgcggcggcggttgttgCTTGTGCCGACGAGCAATTgggggcgtcgtcgtcgtcgatttGGGGGAAATTTGGGTGGGGCGGTTCACAACTTCACATTACGAGGACCAGCTGACCAAGTCGTCGTTTTTGCTTGGTGCTAGGATTAGCTGACCGGGTCAAAGTCCAAGCTCCCGCGTTCAAAGAGGGCGCGGTTAAACGGTGGCAAATCCACGGGAGTGAGGGCTAACCAAGcgtcaaaataaaccttatcaagtttttttataatactaaaattttaacaagatgataatattattaaaattttaatagtatttcttatatattgattaaatttggcaacaaattaaatgtagacatttttttagcaactttatttaaaaataatatggttgaaTGGCATTAAAATGAACAAACCCAAAATGCATTGCACGCGgaattccttaaaaaaaactcgtGACAGTTTTTAGAGGAAAAACTCTTGATTTCTGGATCATTGAATCCGCTTTGAGTTCGTGCAAacaaagattgaaaaaaaaaatcaaccgtGTACTTAATTAtagtgtagtagtagtactacaccATAGTTATTGAGCACACACCTTCAAACACGTAATGAATTTATAGTTATACTGAGTTTTTCGTCCCCTCAAAACTATCAAATGTGTTATTGGTACTCCTTATAACCAAACCAAAGTACTCACATAGATTTGCATGTTAATTTTACCACCATAGACAAACGTGATGCTACATGCTACCATAGCACCACATAAACTTTCTTTTCAAACAAACACCACCAATCAGGGAGATGTTTCATATAGAtatatcaggaaaaaaaatacaatgctACACACCCTGAAGGctataattagaaaaagaaaagcaaattcACCACCACATGTCGATGACTCTTACACCAATGGGCTAACACACTGCACTGACCACCGATATACGAGACCATATGCCACCAGGCCTACAACGAAGCCGTCACCATACCACCAACCAATGCCTCCAAACAACTGAAAAATAAGAACTAGAATTTTAAACACTACAAACAAAAATGGATGCAAAGGTAAATGGAGCGAGAGAAAGATTCGAACACCACCAGCAAGAATGGATGCAAGGGAGAAAAGGATCCACTCGTCCCTCGAACAGCCCCTGGCTGTTCAATCCACACCGTCACATTTCACGGTACTCCAAAATGCACACATGGACCACGCAAAAACCAAAATAAAGAACATAAAGACCAGCACCCTACCACATCTATACACCGGTCAGGTGAATCCAAACATGTTTTGGAAGAGGTGAAGAATGCACTCAAAATGACCTCCACACAATGACACGAGCATAAAAAGCAAACCGTCCAGTTTCCACAGATTTGCATATATAATAGCAAAGTCTTATCACATAGCTTTGCATAATACCATTACCACTACCTGCCATTGCATAGCTTTGCATGCATACTTCCAGTCTACCACCAGTCCATCACTACCactactatatactccctccgtctcaaaatgtaagcatttttagctatgaatctagacaaccgtgtgtccagattcgtagctaaaagtggttatattttgggacggaggtagtagcattGCATACTGCAAAGTTTTGCATACTACCAGAGTGGCCACATAAGTACATAACCAAAACACACCACTTTCCCCAAAAGACAAGGTAGACCCGAGTGACAGCCTGATAGGAAAGGTGGCATCAGGCCATTCACAGATTGAGCTAGGATTCTAGAAAGTCTTCCACCAATCCACCTCCATCTTCATGCCAAATCATCACCTTCCAGCCCTTCAAGAATGGCAAGCTCGAACTCAGGTTCATCGAGTGAGAAGTCAGCAAACTCAAGTAAATCAGCAGGGACTAAGCTTGCAAGAATATCGGCGTTACCCCCAATGTCCCAAAACATTGACTCTGGATCACTATAGTAAAACTTTGTGGTTCTTGTCCAAAGCCGCAAACTGGTGTGGACAAACACCAAATCATCAACCCATTTAGGACGGCTCTCAATCTTCATGGCTGCGCGAATCAATTTATATGTGGTCCAGTTTCTCTCACAGCAGGATGCCGAGGCAGGATGGCCAAGAATCGTGAGGGCTAGCTCCTGCAACTTAGGTGTTGGACTGCCATGGGTCACCCACCATGTTTTTGGGTCAAGAACATCCCTATCAGTGATGGAATCCAAGCTAAAGCATCCTGTACCTGAGGAAGCAAACTCCGTGCTCAAAAGAGAAAACTTTGCATACTCTGCTTTAATCGCCGTCAAGTCATCTGCAGCAGGAAATAATTTCTTCAAGCAGTCATTTGCCATTTCATTAATCTCAGCATCACTATGTGGGGGTTGACGATTAGCGCCTTCATCAGTCCAACTATCGGCGTAACACCTACAGAACAGACCAAAAGAAAGTGATATTACAtggcttaaaaaataaatcatttagTAACTTAAACCAGGACTCACCTTGGATTTAGTGCATGTGCTAAACAGTGGAGTGGAGTTCTGGTCTTGCCCCACCAATCTACTAAATGCCATTTACAGCAGAGTAAAAAGTTGATTCTTCATCAGCCCCCTTGCCTTCATGTTTATAAATAATAGCCTTTACCTTCTCTGCCATATCATTCCACATTCCATAGATCAAATGAATGCATTGCTTTTCAGTGTCCGTGATGCGTATCATTGAATATATCGGTTCTGTGAAAGCAAGAATGTAATCAACTTGATCCCACCACAATTCATCAGTAAGTTTTTTCATCACAAGCTTTGCTTTCCCCTCGTCATCTTTACTGTAAACGGACCACTTGTCACTGATGACAATCCCTATAAGAGATTGCTTAGTCAACCGAAACCTCTTTAGCATGACAATATCTGAAGCAAATCTTGTGTGAGCAATGCCAAGTATCTTCAGCTTACTGAACTCGCTGATCATGGATAGTACCATAGAATGATTACTTATAAAATCATTTATCATTTTTGCATCCCCTATAACTTCTGAAATCCAGTGGCAGTCTTTGAAGACAACATTTTCGGCATTCTTAGCAGCACAAATATTCTCCAAGGCAAGACTTAAAGAATGAGCAACACTTGGCGTCCATTGGATGTGACTGTACTTCTGTTCAATCAGCACCCCAGCAGCTCTGCAAAAAGGATCATTGTCTGTGATCACTTGGACAACATTTTCTGATCCAACGTCTTCAATTGCAGCAATGAGCTTCTCTGCAATGTAGTCATCCATCATCCACATCCACCCATCTTCATTGTTAATTGCTTGCAAAAAAACTGGCCCAGCTTCATTGACAGCTATGATATTGATGATAGGTCGCCTTTTAAAATCTGACCACCCATCAGAAACAATCGTCACACCTGCTTTCCTCCACGTGTTTTTTATGGTCTGCAGCATGTTTTCAATGTCAGCCCTTTCTTTCTGCAAGAGAGTTGTCTTCAGCTGGTCGACCCCAGGAGGAACATATCCAGGAATCTGGAACAACGCGGCCATAGCGAATGAACCCCGATAATATGGGTTCCTTGTAATAGTGGGGGACAAACCTGCAAATATGAATGATACTAAAGGACAATTCATACATACAAACTGAAAGACCTTCAAGTTTGAGATGTTAACCTATGGAAAAGAACATTTGTGTAACTAGGGAAGGCTGGTCATCTTGATGCTCATCCTCTTCAGCCGCGAAACCAGGCATGGAGGTGGCACGAGAGAATGCGCTCTTAAAGAATGGGTCCGTCGCGACCTTTAAGGATAATCCTGAAAATTGAAACATGCGTTCAATGGCATTCCATACAACATGAACACGAAGATTTCATGTTTAAGGTATTAACCTGAAGAATAGAACATTCTAGCAACTTCAGCATCCAATCGAGTTCGAAGTTTCAGATGAAGATCCTCATCTGCAGCTTTGCTCTTTCTTTTATTTGACTGAAACATACCCTTGCTTGTAGGGGGCAAGCCATCTGAATAATCGACAGATCGTTCCACACCTTCCACATGTTCCAACAAAGGCTCGCCACTTTGTCTAGAAGAACTATCATCATACTCCATATCACAGTCTTTGGAACTGTTACAAAGATGTCATAAACAGTTTACAAGGTGAGTATGCAAATGCCCCTTTTTTGCTCGATATTAGAAAATCCCAGGAAAATGTACATACCGTGCAACACTAGGTTCCCCCATTGAAGCTCCAAGTTCCTCTCTACACCAACGAaagattttgttaaaaaaagaaaaagaaaacctacCAGAAGGTCGCctaaaaaatatctaaaagTAATATAGGAGATCAACAACAACCTCCCATAGATCACTTGATTTTTCATTTTGCCACCAAAATTGGCACTCCCACCAATAAAATGCATCGGATGCAATATTTCCCCCCAATCACCATGCCTCAAAATGCAcgcgttaaaaaaaaaaaaaacccctaatCTCAATGGGGGGAAATCACTCCTCGCCGACGGGGTAACCAGTCCAGGAAACCTGTGAACGTCTCGTGCGCTTCCCCCCTCGCAACGCCTCCGCATCCGACCGCCATCGCGAAGGAAGCACGAGCACGCGCACACgcagagggaaagagagagaatggggggcaggggggaggaggggaggggcgcgccgGACATGCATACCTGTTGCCCGCGGCGAGCTGGCTCtggcaccgcggcggcggcggcggtggctgggccTAAACCCTCGTCGCGAGACGCGGGAAACCCTCTCCACCTTTTCACCTCAGCCCGCGCGAAGGAAGCTCACTCGGCGACGAGATTGAGATGGATGGTGACTCGCGAGTAGTACTAGCTGTGCATTGCATCGCCTGGCAGCTAGGGCCCACTTGCCAGAACTGTTTCCTAAGGTGATTAGTTTTCttcttttacctttttttttagaaaaggtgATTAGTTTCCTAACGTTCCATTTTTGCACGGTATTTGTCCgttcccataaaaaaaatataaagatttcAAATATAAGGATTTCTGAAATTATTCATGGATGTGAAGTTGGTGAAATTAAATGATATATACTCCCGCGAATCCTAATTAGCGCATACGCACGAGGAGGTTAAGTCGCGCTCGTTTTCTGGCCTCTACACATACGCATTTACCTTTTTTTTGCAACGCGTTTTCCATTTTTTCACAACGAAGCAAGCTCGATGAAAAACGTTCCTATTTTTTCGACGCAACAAATCTGCCGCATGTACAGAAGGAAAAAAGCgtgtgtcgacgtttgatatcgtgattccggtatttgcatgatATGTGGATCgtcggtaccagggtatatacgagattgaggtaaaagagatggagacagggatttttatacaggttcgggcccctgaattgtcagataataaccctacatcctgttggccgaagccggtcattgctcttattcatcataatcacactagtacaatatttggggtagcctatctaactgttgatGACATCGcagtctgaaggtctgactcgtagtcaacaacaaggtagtcttcctcctcgagttcatgcccggcgagatcagagacagcgctagatccctacggccggcctctgtaggtcccggatagggtcgatccaggcaTATCTCTAATGTCGATACCCGGCGacttgtcttggcgtatattggcttgtatgtttatcttctgtcttgatctattgttccgtagattgtggtgggtgaTGATTGTctcttctatggtgggtgtgtccccTTTCCTCCTAGGGGATCTTGTTTTTATACTCATAGTTGTCctcttatccaagtagaactagggaaaccaatatagatacaatccgagtagtccttgtcgtttctatatcgaactctggttgtcttttcttatccggaactcttcctatatccgtaggttgtttccgtataggataTGGTATGTGGTGAGTcgtgccgagatttagtcaactactattaggtatgtggtatccataaccctgacagtagccccccgacttcaatgcaaatgagcgagttcatattctcaaccgcagaccttggaggaactgttatcgagctcacgtgaccgttctcg contains these protein-coding regions:
- the LOC127774224 gene encoding putative disease resistance protein RGA3, translating into MRDLAGALLRIQPVARGVERRGDAGQRDLADWLLQLKGAVAEPPSRELKRLVGRIDRIHDVSERLVDAAAEEEAGEAGRGVRSPNRVTGSVLTERKVFGREKECGEVISRLVDCPENACSSALPVVAIVGHGGMGKTTVAQFVYNDERIEQKFDIKAWVCVWDRSDAAELTREILQSIGGPDDTLYGDNSAKLDILQAKLEVLVRSKRFLLVLDDVWNDEAKMELENKDLWRKVLAPLRSAGRGSKILVTTRMKLVARYLNSTHVVSLDVLGSSDCWLLLKEAALGGESKDIPPDLQEIGRTIAAKAKGSPLVSKALGQMLRNTRIISTYLDTFSDALHTAAYFQGAVGFNEINW
- the LOC127773123 gene encoding uncharacterized protein LOC127773123, with translation MGEPSVARSKDCDMEYDDSSSRQSGEPLLEHVEGVERSVDYSDGLPPTSKGMFQSNKRKSKAADEDLHLKLRTRLDAEVARMFYSSGLSLKVATDPFFKSAFSRATSMPGFAAEEDEHQDDQPSLVTQMFFSIGLSPTITRNPYYRGSFAMAALFQIPGYVPPGVDQLKTTLLQKERADIENMLQTIKNTWRKAGVTIVSDGWSDFKRRPIINIIAVNEAGPVFLQAINNEDGWMWMMDDYIAEKLIAAIEDVGSENVVQVITDNDPFCRAAGVLIEQKYSHIQWTPSVAHSLSLALENICAAKNAENVVFKDCHWISEVIGDAKMINDFISNHSMVLSMISEFSKLKILGIAHTRFASDIVMLKRFRLTKQSLIGIVISDKWSVYSKDDEGKAKLVMKKLTDELWWDQVDYILAFTEPIYSMIRITDTEKQCIHLIYGMWNDMAEKVKAIIYKHEGKGADEESTFYSAVNGI